From a single Hevea brasiliensis isolate MT/VB/25A 57/8 unplaced genomic scaffold, ASM3005281v1 Scaf1, whole genome shotgun sequence genomic region:
- the LOC131176311 gene encoding protein CHROMATIN REMODELING 35-like, which produces MEAALMVHTTPSESYSKGHKRIKLSNDGDGYGSSSKVVDYSDPFAISSFIDKLDSGRYGSVTKDIEALISRRLKVLSPYLKKHPILSNILLDDGKEGLSEDASRAPECVIDLEDDSSVTNDPSTEPRHVVILDSDDEDSGDHRPNCPFQEVVLPRSAGQVMVDTAVQTHSERKNHEKLVSLAGETDKRDKGVFVGVDEYDDNNQSRTEDDGLGDIWKEMSIALECSKDVAEYPSSDEHVQEDVEYCDHSFVLKDDIGYVCRICGVIERGIDTIIEVQFNKKKSTRTYAPEYQNVKDRDSNEMFGIELSEEDLMVTDISAHPRHMKQMKPHQVEGFNFLRSNLVAENPGGCILAHAPGSGKTFMIISFMQSFLAKYPHARPLVVLPKGILATWKKEFQTWQVEDIPLYDFYSVKADGRTQQLEVLKQWVEQRSILFLGYKQFSSIVCDDVNSKVAASCQEILLKRPTILILDEGHTPRNENTDVLQSLAKVQTPRKVVLSGTLYQNHVKEVFNILNLVRPKFLRLNTSRAIVKRIMSKVHIQGVKKHLKTGETVFYDLVEHTIQDQDFRRKVAVIHDLREMTSKVLHYYKGDFLDELPGLVDFTVVLNLSPRQKQEVEKLKKWARKFKRNSVGSVVYLHPNLYSISENSDVTNDRMDKFLGEINLRDGVKAKFFLTMLNLCESAREKLLVFSQYLTPLKFLERLVVKVKGWILGKEIFVISGESTSDDRESSMERFNNSTDAKVFFGSIKACGEGISLVGASRIIILDVHLNPSVTRQAIGRAFRPGQKNKVYAYRLVAADSPEEEDHSTCFRKEAISKLWFEWNEYCGYQDFEMETVDLKECGDPYLESPLLGEDVRELYKR; this is translated from the exons ATGGAAGCTGCTTTGATGGTTCACACGACTCCTAGCG AGTCATATTCTAAAGGACACAAAAGGATAAAACTATCTAATGATGGAGATGGGTATGGAAGCTCTTCTAAAGTTGTTGATTATTCTGATCCATTTGCCATATCAAGCTTCATCGATAAGTTAGATTCTGGTAGATATGGAAGTGTGACAAAAGACATTGAAGCTCTCATTTCTCGGAGGCTTAAAGTTCTCAGCCCTTATCTGAAGAAGCATCCTATTCTTTCAAATATCTTATTGGATGATGGGAAAGAGGGCCTAAGTGAAGATGCTTCAAGGGCACCGGAATGTGTCATTGATTTGGAGGATGATAGTAGTGTGACAAATGATCCTTCAACAGAACCAAGGCATGTTGTAATTTTGGATTCAGATGATGAAGACAGTGGAGATCATAGGCCGAATTGTCCCTTCCAGGAGGTTGTCTTGCCAAGGTCCGCAGGGCAAGTTATGGTGGACACAGCT GTTCAGACCCATTCTGAGAGAAAAAATCACGAAAAGTTAGTAAGTTTGGCTGGTGAAACCGATAAGAGAGATAAAGGTGTTTTTGTTGGTGTAGATGAGTATGATGATAACAATCAATCCAGGACTGAAGATGATGGCCTTGGAGATATATGGAAGGAGATGTCAATAGCATTGGAATGTTCTAAG GATGTTGCTGAATATCCTTCATCTGATGAACACGTGCAAGAAGATGTAGAATATTGTGATCACTCTTTTGTTTTGAAGGATGATATTGGCTATGTTTGTCGCATTTGTGGGGTTATTGAGAGAGGAATTGACACCATAATTGAGGTTCAGTTTAACAAG AAAAAGAGTACACGAACTTATGCACCTGAGTATCAGAATGTCAAGGACAGAGATTCAAATGAGATGTTTGGAATTGAGTTATCTGAGGAAGATTTGATGGTTACTGACATCTCTGCTCATCCAAGGCACATGAAGCAAATGAAACCTCATCAGGTGGAAGGTTTCAATTTCCTTCGAAGTAACCTGGTGGCAGAAAATCCTGGGGGCTGCATCTTGGCCCACGCTCCTGGATCTGGAAAAACATTCATGATCATCAGTTTCATGCAGAGTTTCCTAGCCAAATATCCACATGCTAGACCACTGGTGGTGCTCCCAAAAGGAATTTTAGCCACATGGAAAAAGGAGTTTCAGACTTGGCAGGTTGAGGATATTCCACTGTATGACTTTTATAGTGTGAAAGCAGATGGTCGCACACAGCAACTGGAGGTCTTAAAACAGTGGGTGGAGCAAAGGAGTATTCTTTTCTTAGGGTACAAACAATTCTCCTCTATTGTCTGTGATGATGTAAACAGTAAGGTTGCAGCTAGTTGTCAAGAAATATTGCTCAAGCGACCTACAATTCTGATTTTGGATGAAGGACACACTCCCAGGAATGAGAATACTGATGTTCTGCAGTCACTTGCTAAGGTGCAGACACCTCGTAAGGTGGTGCTTTCTGGCACCCTTTACCAAAATCATGTCAAGGAGGTATTCAATATATTGAATCTCGTTCGCCCAAAGTTTTTGAGATTGAATACTTCCCGGGCCATCGTCAAGCGGATTATGAGCAAGGTACATATACAAGGAGTGAAAAAGCATCTCAAAACTGGGGAGACAGTTTTTTATGACTTGGTTGAGCACACAATACAGGATCAAGATTTTAGAAGGAAAGTGGCTGTCATACATGATCTTCGAGAGATGACTAGCAAGGTCCTTCATTATTATAAAGGAGATTTCTTGGATGAGCTTCCTGGACTTGTTGATTTCACTGTAGTGCTTAACCTTAGTCCTAGACAGAAGCAAGAAgttgagaaattgaagaaatgggcaaggaaattcaagagaaattctGTTGGAAGTGTTGTTTATCTGCACCCGAATTTGTACAGTATATCTGAAAATTCTGATGTGACTAATGACAGAATGGATAAGTTTTTAGGGGAAATTAATTTGAGAGATGGAGTGAAAGCTAAATTTTTTCTTACAATGTTAAATTTGTGTGAGTCGGCTAGAGAGAAGCTGCTAGTTTTTAGCCAATATCTCACtcctttaaaatttttagagagaTTAGTAGTAAAAGTGAAAGGTTGGATTTTGGGGAAAGAAATTTTTGTAATATCAGGTGAGTCAACTTCTGATGATCGGGAGTCATCCATGGAGAGATTTAACAACTCCACCGATGCAAAAGTTTTCTTTGGATCCATTAAGGCATGTGGAGAGGGAATTTCTCTGGTTGGGGCTTCTCGCATTATTATCTTGGATGTTCATCTGAATCCATCGGTTACTCGCCAAGCAATAGGGCGGGCATTCCGTCCAGGCCAGAAGAATAAAGTGTATGCTTATAGATTAGTTGCTGCGGATTCACCTGAGGAGGAAGATCATAGCACTTGTTTCAGGAAGGAAGCAATTTCAAAATTGTGGTTTGAATGGAATGAGTATTGTGGTTATCAGGATTTTGAGATGGAGACAGTTGATCTGAAAGAGTGTGGCGATCCCTACCTGGAAAGCCCACTATTAGGGGAAGATGTAAGGGAACTGTACAAAAG ATGA